GGTGTATCACATTCATGTTCATCTCATTGGAGGACGCCAAATGAACTGGCCTCCTGGCTAAAAGATCATCTTGGAGTGGATTGTTGTCCTGATAATAAGAGTCAGAGGGACGCTTAGAGTTTGCTCCCGTTTTCTTCTACTGTCTCtaatctctataaataaaataaaataaagcttCGAACATGACTTTTATGATTGTAATGCAAgaccttgttttatgttatgaaaaggatgtttttactattttctcTTCTGGAATCTTGTGCTTGCTTCATTTCTATTGTTGACTCTGTAAAAATTGACTGCGTGTTAAATGTCAATGATAGAAAAAGCTTGTACCTTTTGAGAAACCGGAGAGCCCATCTTTGAGGAATACCAGAGACGCATGAATTGACCATGTAAACGTCAACTATTTCATGAGCATCTAAACATTATAGTTTATAAAAAGGTTGGTAGCGGTCACGTCTTTGCTATTTTCGTGTCTATATAGAGCTTCTCGCTGTCTGCAGAGAAAGATTtggttggtttttgtttgttttcatctgATTCAGCTCTAATCGCACCTGAATGTTCACAACATACGCTAGTTTCACTTTGTCTTTTTAAGTCATCTCACGAGAATCATATCTACTTATCGTACACAAAGTTCATGGCAGAGGAGAAACCAAGTAAGAGCCTGACCAGCAGTAGCAGCAGAGGTTCATTCAAGAACAAGAATCCGTTTAGCCGTGTGAAGGACGAAGaggacaacaaaaacaagacagGATTGTCGATGAGGAAGTCATGGTCCACGGACTCGCTTGGTCTGCTCAGCAACAGCAACCGGTTGGGGAAGACGATCTGTATCTGTGCCCCTACAAAGCATGAAGGCTCATTCCGTTGCAGGCTTCACCGTTCATCAGCCGCAAGCCATGGTGCAGCTGTAATGCAACTTTATCTCCCAAAGCCCTTGCTTTCTTCTCGACGTCTTGATGACCAATAATGTCGGTCTCTTGCTTTGTTCACAAAACCAATAATGTCACATAGTCTCTTGGGTTCCTGATTTTGTTGAAGATTGCTTTTTCTTTCCATTGTGATGTATCCGTCTGCTATTCATGTGTTCATATAATGTATGTTTTGTGTAAActtcttttagttatttttttttgggtggtgGAAAAGGTCACGTATATATTCTTGACAAGAGTATCCTTGGAGAATAAGATTGTTAAGAGAGAAcacaaaagtaacaaaatttgtttaatgCTTTCATTAGTACACAATGCTACAAGTGTCTGAAGGTTTTCCTTGTTGACATGCAGAAACTAACGGTAAATGACATTCATATATAATGGAACTGATCGTTGATTTCTCCATTTAGCTATGACCAATTCGCAGAGTCTTCACATGCCTCTTGTCATTAAGAACCGCCGAATACCTGAATCAGCAAAAAAGAATAGACAAAACCATAAATTAGATAACATATGCTTGTAAATGAGTTGTGCTACACCCGAACAGCCAATGAAAACCATAGTGGGGTcagatatatatgatatattcgGTATGAAAAGCTGAACACAGATACTATACGAATCTAACCAGTAGACTAGATATTAATAATCAGTTAAGCTTAAGATATAACCGATTGACTATGCATACTGATTTGAGCCATTAGGAATACCAATGAGGTCTATAAACACAAGTTAGACTAGCAATGCATTAGTTCAACAGGTTTCAATGTGGGCACGATACAGGTTTAAGCAGCTACTATATATGCTGTTATGTAAACGACCTGTGATGCTTCTCACTTAATTCTAAACTTATTTGTTCTTCAAACATAAGAGAAAGAGTACTGACCGATGCTAGGACATCCGTGGAGAGCCCAGGCTTGCTCTGAGATGTCTCATTTTTAATTGAATTCTTCTGTCTAAACTGGCGAATCACCCTCTGTGGAAAGACTGGTGCTGCTTCAGCATTGCTACCCGATTCTTCCCGAATCTTTCGTTTCTGCCCACCGCAAAAACAGAAACATTACAAACTAAATATCAGGCTAGAGTAGTGAGATTTACAGAGAGAGAAACTAACAATAGAATTCCTCCTAACGAGAAGGCCTATAAGGCTATAAGCCAATTCTAAAAGTTTTGATAGCAAATATAAAGAGATCACAAGCTAATAAATTACAGACAAGCAGACATCGACCATATAAGAAAAGAgtattttctgaatttacaatATTAGAAAGAGTGAGCACCTTTTCCATTCGTGCATCTATCTCGGTCATGGCACGCGACTTCTCTATTTTGGATAGATAAAagtccttctctctctttgcaGCAGAAAGAACCATGTTTAGTTTCTGTTCCCGTATAGCACTTTTGTATGCTGCACAAAACAAAGCAATCCCTTTGTAGATTAGAGATCATATAAAAAGTAAATTGTCAAGAAGTTCAGCAGAGAAGTTGTGAGGTTAACAATACCAATTTCTTCAGTAAGATCATCCCATTTAAATTTGGTCAAGTATTTGATGTTCCAAATATCATAGTATATTGATGACTTCTTTTTCCCCcctgagaaaagaaaacaacaaacattAATAATCACTCAAGTTTAGATTTAACCTGTTGTCGACTATACATACTGATATGATTCATTAGGAATACCAATTTGTTCTCCATTTAGCATATCTGCAACCCGTTTAGCTACACTTTTCTTAGCAAACTCCACCCACCTACAGTTAATGAACATAATAAGATAttgaaaaacattacaaaaagagTCCAAATTATCAATGTGGAAGAGTGTTTTGAACCCATATCCTTAAACATACCCTTCAGAAAACATTTGCCCACGAAATCCACCAGCCCGCTTGCGGTGCACTTGTGCTTCAGGATCTGAATAGAAATTGACTAATGTATCAGCTAATTTCGAAAATACAGAATGACCAAGACGTGTTTTTTTGACATTAAACAAGGActcaaaaagtataaaaaaccTCACCTTCAGGTGCAAGATAAATCCTTCCAAGTTCTCCAAACTGAGAGAGAATCTGACGAAGTCTAACGTGATCCATGTGTGGTGGGATACGACTCAAGTAGCAAACCCCTCTATTGTCAGCTTTAGAAGCTTCCTTAAgcaatttctctttcaacttctttttcttcctatCAGCCTTTTGACTACTCTTCATTGTTTCCTTCGACACCTCCTCCTGGGAAATCCCATTCGCAAGCTCGTGTAATTCCTCACTCTGCATCCTTCTTCAACAGCTTCTGAAAATCATCACACAAAAACAATTCTTCAGATGACTAATATACAACAAAGtatgaattttttaaatatcaaatctACAATTGCATAAATGTGTGGAATTTTCAATTCTTAACTTGCAGATGAAAGAGGCCTTCTCAAACCCTAGACAACAGaatcaacaaaatttaattactgGACCTCCCTCTAATCGGGATTTTGGGAGATGATAATGAAACAAGATGAATCTTCAACAAAAACTTTACCCAAAGTAAGTAAGTAAGAGGAAGCTAGCGACGTCGGCGAACTCTGTtgggaagatgaagaagacgatgtgTAACTCTTTGTTTAGCTTGTTTTAGGGCTAAATAAATTTCGGTTCATGTACAAAACCGGTATTTCGGTATCTGGttatttttcggttatttaAATACAAACTGGGCACACCCATTTGCAcatcctcttttatttttttagtaatataaataatttagacCCTCAGATACATTATACGTGTCGGTATTATATTTCCTCTTTGTCATGTTtggagatatttttttatttcacaaagattgatgttttgtaaattttaaaaagtaattattgaaaatatttaaaattttgaattgttattggtttaaaattaaataatatctcttaagtaaaaaaaaaatatatttaaactcagtaatcattgttttattaaaatgtgtaaa
The sequence above is drawn from the Camelina sativa cultivar DH55 chromosome 4, Cs, whole genome shotgun sequence genome and encodes:
- the LOC104781551 gene encoding pre-rRNA-processing protein ESF2 yields the protein MQSEELHELANGISQEEVSKETMKSSQKADRKKKKLKEKLLKEASKADNRGVCYLSRIPPHMDHVRLRQILSQFGELGRIYLAPEDPEAQVHRKRAGGFRGQMFSEGWVEFAKKSVAKRVADMLNGEQIGGKKKSSIYYDIWNIKYLTKFKWDDLTEEIAYKSAIREQKLNMVLSAAKREKDFYLSKIEKSRAMTEIDARMEKKRKIREESGSNAEAAPVFPQRVIRQFRQKNSIKNETSQSKPGLSTDVLASVFGGS
- the LOC104781550 gene encoding uncharacterized protein LOC104781550 codes for the protein MAEEKPSKSLTSSSSRGSFKNKNPFSRVKDEEDNKNKTGLSMRKSWSTDSLGLLSNSNRLGKTICICAPTKHEGSFRCRLHRSSAASHGAAVMQLYLPKPLLSSRRLDDQ